A stretch of Girardinichthys multiradiatus isolate DD_20200921_A chromosome 20, DD_fGirMul_XY1, whole genome shotgun sequence DNA encodes these proteins:
- the slc16a1a gene encoding monocarboxylate transporter 1a, which translates to MPAAIGGPQGYTPPEGGWGWLVVIGAFISIGFSYATAKSITVFFKEIEVIFNVTSSQVSWISSIMLAVTYGGGPISSILMNKYGGRPVMMVGGLLSGTGFVAASFCNSVEALYFCVGVLGGLGLSFNLNPALTMIGKYFFKRRPIANGIAMAGSPVFLSTLAPLNTWLYDQFGWRGSFLILGSLLLNCCVAGSLMRPIGPKPKPAEKTTERKSVLHTINSFLDFTLFKHRGFLLYIMGNVVMLFGLFAPLVFLSNYAKSKEIPKEKAAFLLSVLAFVDMVARPSMGIVANTKWVRPRIQYFFAASVLYNGVCHVLAPISVDYKGFVIYAIFFGFAFGWLSSVLFETLMDLVGAQRFSSAVGLVTVMECAPVLLGPPLLGKFKDIYNDYKYTYQGCGIVLIVSSFFLFVGMGINYRLLDKEKKEEERKARVGVRQLNPNSAKEGGEVRTSEDPV; encoded by the exons ATGCCAGCTGCCATCGGGGGGCCTCAGGGCTACACACCACCTGAGGGTGGCTGGGGATGGCTGGTGGTGATTGGGGCCTTTATCTCCATTGGCTTCTCTTACGCAACCGCCAAGTCTATCACTGTCTTCTTCAAGGAAATCGAAGTGATCTTCAATGTGACCAGCAGCCAGGTGTCATGGATCTCCTCCATCATGTTAGCGGTCACGTACGGTGGAG GTCCTATCAGCAGCATACTGATGAACAAATATGGGGGTCGTCCTGTCATGATGGTTGGAGGACTCCTGTCTGGAACTGGGTTTGTTGCTGCTTCTTTCTGCAACTCAGTTGAAGCTCTGTACTTTTGCGTTGGTGTACTGGgag GTTTGGGATTGTCCTTTAACCTCAACCCAGCCCTCACTATGATTGGAAAATACTTCTTCAAGAGACGACCTATAGCTAATGGGATTGCCATGGCTGGCAGCCCTGTCTTTCTCTCTACCCTGGCTCCTCTTAACACCTGGCTCTATGACCAGTTTGGTTGGAGAGGAAGTTTTTTGATCTTGGGCAGCCTGCTTCTCAATTGCTGTGTGGCTGGTTCCCTCATGCGACCAATAGGACCTAAACCTAAACCTGCAGAAAAGACCACTGAGAGGAAGAGTGTATTGCATACAATTAACAGCTTCCTGGATTTCACTTTGTTCAAGCATCGGGGATTTTTACTCTACATTATGGGCAATGTTGTCATGTTGTTTGGTCTATTTGCACCACTGGTGTTTCTTTCCAATTATGCAAAGAGTAAAGAAATCCCTAAAGAGAAGGCAGCGTTTCTCCTCTCTGTGTTGGCTTTTGTTGACATGGTTGCGCGGCCCTCAATGGGCATTGTGGCCAACACTAAGTGGGTCCGACCCAGGATACAGTACTTCTTTGCAGCTTCTGTCTTGTATAATGGTGTGTGTCATGTTCTTGCTCCAATATCAGTCGACTACAAAGGCTTTGTTATTTATGCCATCTTCTTTGGATTTGCCTTTGGCTGGCTGAGCTCAGTGCTGTTCGAGACCTTGATGGATCTGGTTGGAGCACAGCGCTTTTCAAGTGCTGTTGGGCTGGTCACTGTTATGGAGTGTGCCCCTGTTTTGTTAGGGCCCCCATTGCTTG GAAAGTTTAAAGACATCTACAATGATTACAAGTACACGTACCAGGGCTGTGGGATTGTTCTTATCGTCTccagtttcttcctgtttgtaGGCATGGGAATTAACTATCGACTGCTGGATAAGGAGAAAaaagaggaggagaggaaggcCAGGGTGGGGGTTAGACAACTAAATCCCAACTCTGCCAAAGAGGGTGGTGAGGTTAGGACCAGTGAGGACCCTGTCTAG